AGCATGATAATGTTTGAAGATATGGGGTAACCTGGGCTGTTTATTGTATTTTCAATTAAATTGTCAACTGACCAAACATTTGTCATTTTTGTTTAATACATGGAGGCTTGTGAAGAACATAGAAAAAAGGATTGCACACTTGAACGACGTGGACTCTCATCCCAGTCCAAAACAGTACTTTTGGACTGATAGAGAACTCCTGAGAATAAATGATGAAGGAACACTTGGCCGCTGAGCATGGATTGGATCAACTGTATCATAATCCAGTTTAGGAGTCTTCACGACATAACATGTCATAAGCAGTCATAACAGCTGATGTAATTCTATGACAAGCCATACAGTATGGACCTATTCAGGCAGATGTAACGTTACAGAACATTCCGATAGAAATGTATCATGAACAGATATCATTGTCTACTTTATCAGATAGACTAGGGAAATTGTCTGTGCCAttctatttctatctgcaacattcagATTGTTTCAAATCACTTAATACACCCCAGGACCAGGAGTTCACTTTCTGTATCCCATTTCACTTGCCTCAGCTGtggaagtgtgtgtatgtgaagggGAGGGAGCGGCTGATTATTTTCTCGATAAACAAGCTTGGCCTCACTCCTGCCAAGTtccaacagaacacagacagacacagaggtcTCTTTCTTTGCAAGTCAGCAATTTCCTCTCTCGCATGTGTTTGGCAATCtagagtggggggaaaaaagcccTCTGCATTCCAAATCAAAAGCCTTGTTTATACCTGGCGCTAACAGACGTActgtgtcctgatcttgtccacattcagattgtgcccacattttccaGACATCTGTCTACACGTGGTATTGAAATGTGTCTCTTGTCCGTACACGGTGTacgcattgtgaccagatttcccGGTCCCTCCCTGTTCATTGTTTATTTTAATGTGCATATTGATGCCATAAGTCAAATGTGCCACCTGTAAATGATTTAGGGGGCGGGATAATTACGATTTAAATGGTTTCACTGTCCAGATCCGTCTACAAATGCGTGCCTGACTACCTCCGGCGGTGGGCAGGAATATCTGATCGTGGACAggatcaggacaaaggatgcatgttagaaccaggtataaacagggctaatGATGGTCATGTCTGGTTTAATAGCTCTGCTAAACTCAGTCCATTTAGACAGGGAAGTGGGTATACTTTGGCCCGGGAACACAGAAGCTTTGTGCGGAGTTGAAGATTGGGGGAGGTGTAGTAACACTAGAAACCTGAGTACTCCAGACAAATCACTGGCCAAATAGAAGAATAAGCACTGAATCTGGTGGACAGCCAGAAAACGTGTACATACTTGAGCAATTTCCATTCTTGGTGTGTTCCATCATTTGTCATTGCAGCTCAGTGCCAGCATAAAAACTACATAAAAAGGCACCCTGGAAACTTATGATTTCCACCAACAAGGTAATACATGTTCAGGAATGTATATAAAGGCTACACAGACCGCTTTATTGATTGGAATACAAACAAGTAcaaccccctctcccccctctaaaaaaaacaacaacaagcaTTCCTCTTCTTGAAGGAGAActcttcttttttgttgaaattaTTTGAGAAGGAGTCTATGAGTGTTGTCACTCATCTCCAGACCCAAACCTTGCTGTCCTATGAGCATGGCTCACTGCAGGAGTGGCCGCAGGTTGTCCGGCAACACTTCTGTTCCTCGGGGCACTGGCCGTCATGGTAACAGTACTCAGCACACATGGGGGTCCCCTTAGGCAGGGCACAGCGACCAGGTTTCACTAAGGTAACAGAAAAAAGGCGTTCAGTTATAAAGTAGCAACATTATGTAGGTTTATGGTAGCAACTATACTGACTATTCCCATTAAAGTTGTACTATTACAATGACATGGAATCTTTCTAATTCTATGGCTGGAATGCTCAGGGTCATTAATATAGACTCAATATGCCTGCACGGCTTGTGGAAATCTTCTTAATTTAGTGTCTCAGCTCTAGAgagagtgtacagtggggaaaaaaagtatttagtcagccaccaattgtgcaagttctcccacttaaaaagatgagagaggcctgtaattttcatcataggtacacgtcaactatgacagacaaaatgagaaaaataaatccagaaaatcacattgtaggatttttatgaatttatttgcaaattatggtggaaaataagtatttggtcaataacaaaagtttctcaatactttgttatataccctttgttggcaatgacacaggtcaaacgttttctgtaagtcttcacaaggttttcacacactgttgctggtattttggcccattcctccatgcagatctcctctagagcagtgatgttttggggctgtcgctgggcaacacagactttcaactccctccaaagattttctatggggttgagatctggagactggctaggccactccaggaccttgaaatgcttcttacgaagccactccttcgttgcccgggcggtgtgtttgggatcattgtcatgctgaaagacccagccacgtttcatcttcaatgcccttgctgatggaaggaggttttcactcaaaatctcacgatacatggccccattcattctttcctttacacggatcagtcgtcctggtccctttgcagaaaaacagccccaaagcatgatgtttccacccccatgcttcacagtaggtatggtgttctttggatgcaactcagaattctttgtcctccaaacacgacgagttgagtttttaccaaaaagttatattttggtttcatctgaccatttgatattctcccaatcctcttctggatcatccaaatgcactctagcaaacttcagacgggcctggacatgtactggtttaagcagggggacacgtctgtcactgcaggatttgagtccatggcggcgtagtgtgttactgatggtaggctttgttactttggtcccagctctctgcaggtcattcactaggtccccccgtgtggttctgggatttttgctcaccgttcttgtgatcattttgaccccacggggtgagatcttaataaataataataataatatgccatttagcagacgcttttatccaaagcgacttacagtcatgcgtgcatacatttttgtgtatgggtggtcccggggatcgaacccactaccctggcgttacaagcgccgtgctctaccaattgagctacagaggaccacacttgaGCTACAAGAGACCGATCTGGggctcttgcgtggagccccagatcgagggagattatcagtggtcttgtatgtcttccatttcctaataattgctcccacatgtgatttcttcaaaccaagctgcttacctattgcagattcagtcttcccagcctggtgcaggtctactattttgtttctggtgtcctttgacagctctttggtcttggccatagtggagtttggagtgtgactgtttgaggttgtggacaggtgtcttttatactgataacaagttcaaacaggtgccattaatacaggtaacgagtggaggacagaggagcctcttaaagaagaagttacaggtctgtgagagccagaaatcttgcttgtttgtaggtgaccaaatacttattttccaccataatttgcaaataaattcataataaatcctacaatgtgattttctggatttttttttctcaatttgtctgtcatagttgacgtgaacctatgatgaaaattacaggcctctctcatctttttaagtgggagaacttgcacaattggtggctgactaaataccttttttccccactgtatgtgaaataTATCTATATATGTGTATGAAATGTACTTTACAAGGTCCAGCTTTCTTGTTTCCAGAGTAAAGCAGCAATAATTAATGCAATGGATGGGTGTATCTGTCACTTTGGGACCATAACCTACCTGTGTAAGGTGCAATGCACTCATGCCCACATCCGTTGTGGCAGCATTTTTCATCATTGGGGCAGTCACTGTCATTGGAACAGAACTCGGCACACATCCCTGAGCCCCATCGTCTACGAGGACACACTCCTGGCTTTGCTTTGGGAACACAATTTGCAGAGCAGACATGTTAGGGAACCCAACTTACCACAAAGCGACATGAACCATTTTCTGAAAATCTGTCATATTTGTGACTAGATATTTGGGCCCCATCATCAATGTTTCCTTCAggcctatgttccctcagccctatatgttccatttacattttagtcatttagcagacgctcttatccagagcaacttacagttagtgagtgcatacattatttttttatttttcatactggccccccgtgggaatcgaacccacaaccctagctctaccaactgagctacatccctgccggccattccctcccctaccctggaggacgctgggccaattgtgcaccgccccatgggtctcctggttgcggccggctacgacagagcctggattcgaaccaggatctctagtggcacagctagcactgcgatgcagtgccttagaccactgcgccactcagtgttCCCTTAGCCTATATGTTCCCTCAGTAATCACTGAAATAATTTCAATAAAAATTGGCACAAATGCTTATTGTTATAAGGTAAAACATTATTTCAGCATCTACATAAGTAGTTAAGTAATAATAGTTAAGCATATATGGGACCTACTGAACATGTTCAGTCACTGTGACCTTGACCTTTTGTCAATATTACAGCCGAATTGCATTTTCTAAGATagattattatttgtatttgttttgcatctactcaagtaaaaataaatgtaacGCCTTATCGGAGCAGTTCTATGCAAGGTACAaaaacatcaatcaatcaatcaattttattttatatagcccttcttacatcagctaatatctcgaagtgctgtacagaaacccagcctaaaaccccaaacagctagtaatgcaggtgtagaagcacggtggctaggaaaaactccctagaaaggcgaaagcctaggaagaaacctagagaggaaccaggctatgaggggtggccagtcctcttctggctgtgccgggtggagattataacagaaccatgccaagatgttcaaaaatgttcataagtgacaagcatggtcaaataataatcaggaataaatctcagttggcttttcatagccgatcattaagagttgaaaacagcaggtctgggacaggtaggggttccataaccgcaggcagaacagttgaaactggaatagcagcaaggccaggcggactggggacagcaaggagtcaccacggacggtagtcccgacgtatggtcctagggctcaggtctctcagttggcttttcatagccgatcattaaagagttgaaaacagcaggtctgggacaggtaggggtttcgtagccgcaggcagaacagttgaaactggaatagcagcaaggccaggcggactggggacagcaaggtgtcatcatgcccggtagtcctgacgtatggtcctagggctcaggttctcagagagaaagagagaacgagagaattagagagagcatacttaaattcacacaggacactggataagacaggagaagtactccaggtataaccaactaaccccagccccccgacacataaactactgcagcataaatactggaggctgagacaggagcggtccggagacactgtggccccatccgaagaaaccccggacagggccaaacaggaaggatataaccccacccactccgccaaagcacagcccccgcaccactagagggatatccccaaccaccaacttacaatcctgagacaaggccgagtatagcccacagaggtctccaccacagcacaaaccaagggggggcgccaacccagacaggaagatcacgtcagtaactcaacccactcaagtgacgcacccctcccagggacggcatgaaagagcaccagcaagccagtgactcagcccctgcaacagggttagaggcagagaaccccagtggagaggggaaccggcccggcagagacagcaagggctgttcgttgctccagcctttccgttcaccttcacactcctgggccagactacactcaatcatatgacctactgaagagataagtcttcagtaaagacttaaaggttgagaccgagtctgcgtctctcacatgggtaggcagactgttccataaaaatggagatctataggagaaagccctgcctcccgctgtttgcttagaaattctagggacaattaggaggcctgcgtcttgtgaccgtagcgtacgtattggtatgtacggcaggaccaactcggaaagataggtaggagcaagcccatgtaacgctttataggttaacagtaaaaccttgaaatcagcccttgccttaacaggaagccagtgtagggaagctagcactggagtaatatgatcaaatttcttggttctagtcaggattctagcagccgtatttagcactaactgaagtttatttagtgctttatccgggtagccggaaaatagagcattgcagtagtctaacctagaagtaacaaatgcatggattaatttttctgcatcatttttggacagaaaatttctgatttttgcaatgttacgtagatggaaaaaagctgtccttgaaacagtcttgatatgttcgtcaaaagagagatcagggtcaagagtaacaccgaggtccttcacagttttatttgagacgactttacaaccatctagatgaattgtcagatttaacagaagatctctttgtttcttgggacctagaacaagcatctctgttttgtccgagtttaaaagtaaaaagttttcagccatccacttccttatgtctgaaacacaggcttctagcgagggcaattttggggcttcaccatgtttcattgaaatgtacagctgtgtgtcatccgcatagcagtgaaagttaacattatgttttcgaataacatccccaagaggtaaaatatatagtgaaaacaatagtggtcctaaaacggaaccttgaggaacaccgaaatgtacagttgatttgtcggaggacagaccattcacagagacaaactgatatctttccgacaggtaggatctaaaccaggccagaacttgtccgtgtagaccaatttgggtttccagtctctccaaaagaatgtggtgatcgatggtgtcaaaggcagcactaaggtctagtagcacgaggacagatgcagagcctcggtctgacgccattaaaaggtcatttaccaccttcacaagtgcagtctcagtgctatgatggggtctaaaaccagactgaagcatttcgtatacattgtttgtcttcagaaaggcagtgagttgctgcgcaacagctttttctaaaatttttgagaggaatggaagattcgatataggccgatagttttttatattttccgggtcaaggtttggctttttcaagagaggctttatcactgccacttttagtgagtttggtacacatccggtggatagagagctgtttaaaAAAACATGCATCTAATCTGTTATTGACGGTTCTTATTTATTCATTCATGCAACAGCGGATCAACTCACCAAAAGACCTGTGTACATCAAGGATGTGAAAAATATACACGATGTAAAATATTAGTTTTCACATAAAGTTTTGGTCTATAATGTCCCTCTTTCCAGTTTTTCCTCCTCTTAAACAGGGGTACATTCCGTGCAGCTCCAACAAATACTAGATATTGAgagattttgaaaaaaaaaactaTTCCTCTCATTTGGGTTGCCGAACCCTGGTTTAGAATATAGAAAGAACTGAAAGAACTTatggctgagggaacataggcctgagggaacatagggctgaagGAACATACATGGTCCCATACCAACCATTAGCTGTGCGATTAACGGggtttgtgagacaagggcggaTCCTGAAAACGGTTCTTCTCACAAAGACGTCGGAAAACTCCAAACGGTTTGAGGTACAAGCTATTATGAACCCTActatgaaaagctgagactctcacgaacacgcacTGATTTGCTCTATGAAGCTCACATGCCACACAAGAGTCGTTAGAAAGCAAGAGTTCTTCTACATACAAGATCATAGGACACGCCAGAACAtgtctataatgctgtaataagctcacattgttgctgtcacaaactccaaactccacacagttgtcactgactagttggatattcatttcTTACTAAGCAAACCATTTCTGTAAATTATTTTTTATCAGTTATTGTTTGGCGGACCTCATTTGTTTCTTGACATTAGTCAATAATACTCATGAAGGCAACTAATTTGTCTAATTCTTTTTCATTACATTTCTACTTCTACTTTCATGGTACTGAAAATAAAATCGTCAAACACttaattgtgaggctaaatatgaAGGCTGTACATATAGATAAATGAAAGTAGTGAAAAAACACAGATTTTTGCTGGGTATCGCTGGGCCTGATGAGGTTCATAAACCAGTCAGGTTCTTCTTACTGAAGGCAGTTGGGACACACACTGCGCCGCAGTCAAATACGCAGCATTTGTCATATCCAGGACAGTCCTCATCACAAAAGCATCCCTTGAGTGATGGCACCACGTTCAGAAGCCGCGGGCACTGACCTGGCTTCGGGAGGATTGGCACTGTGAGAGAGCAGGAGGAATCTTTGGAGTGAACTGGGGCGACCTCAAATCAACTTAATAACGGTGTAATTACTAAGTAGGCTTCCATAGAAACATTGCGGCAATGGATTACAAAAACAATTTGGTCTCGCGTTTTTTCTTTTAAAATAACCTTTTCCTTCATTTACGGTATATAAACATTCAGTGTAGGCTATGCGTAAAATATGCGTAAAATGGCCAAGGGAAAGGCTGGATTGTTTCAACCAATACATTTAAGTCATAATGGCTGgcttgtatttttttaaacaacacaataggaTGCAAAAT
This portion of the Coregonus clupeaformis isolate EN_2021a chromosome 24, ASM2061545v1, whole genome shotgun sequence genome encodes:
- the LOC121538283 gene encoding whey acidic protein; translated protein: MEMNSSALCALVIVLLAFDLKIISAAETRGNSTVPILPKPGQCPRLLNVVPSLKGCFCDEDCPGYDKCCVFDCGAVCVPTAFTKPGVCPRRRWGSGMCAEFCSNDSDCPNDEKCCHNGCGHECIAPYTVKPGRCALPKGTPMCAEYCYHDGQCPEEQKCCRTTCGHSCSEPCS